ATCTCGATGATCGGCAGCAGCACCGCCATGACGATCACCAAAACCACCCCGCCCATCACCACAATCATCAGCGGCTCAAGCAGAGCAGTCATGCCCATCGCCCGGCGTTCGATATCGCGGGAAAGGGTTTGCGCAGCACGTTCGAGCATCGGCGGCAGCGCGCCGGTTTTCTCGCCGCTGGCGATCAGGTGAATCAGCACCGGCGGGAACACGTTCTCCACTTTCAGCGCTGCCGCCAGGTTGACGCCCTCACGCACCTTGGCGGTGGCTTCGTTGACGCTCAGGCTCAAGCGATCATTCGACAAGGTCTGCCGCGCCGCCTCCAATGCCCGCAACAACGGCACCCCGGCACCACCGAGAATCGCCAGCGTCGAGGCGAACCGCGCCGTGTTCAGCCCCAACACAAACCGCCCGATCAGCGGCAGCTTCAGCACCCGATGATGCCAACTCAAGCGCGCCGCCGGATTGCGCAGATAAAGGCGCCAGCTCCAGAACGCACCGGCCATGACGCCTGCGCACAACCAGCCCCACGCCCGAATGAAATCACTGGCATTGAGCATCGCCAGCGTCAGCCCCGGCAGATCCTGCCGCGCCTGGGAAAACGCACTGACCACCTGCGGCACCACGTAGCTCAGCAGGAAAATCACGATGCCGATCGACACCAATCCGACCACGCCCGGATAGATGAACGCGGTGAGGATCTTGCCGCGCAGGTTGTTGCGTTCCTCGATGTAATCCGCCAGCCGTTCCATCACCTGGGCCAGATCACCTGACTCCTCGCCCGCCGCAATCAGTGCCCGGTAAATCTCCGGAAAATCCCGTGGCCGCGCCGCCAGCGCTTCGGCCAAGCGCATGCCGCTGCGCACGTCGGCGCGAACGGCGCTGAGGGTGTGGGCGATGTGTTTTTTCTCGGCCTGCTCGACCGTGGCGCTCAGTGCAGCTTCCAGCGGCAGACTGGCGCCGAGCAGGCTCGACAGCTGCCGGGTGGCCCAGGCCAGATCGTTGTCCGATAGCCTGGCACTGAACAAACCACCGCCGCCGTGCTGGGAGACATTGCTTTCCTTCTCCACCGACAACGCCGTCAAACCACGACCACGCAGCACGCCAAACGCCGCACCCTGACTGTCCGCCTCCAGATGCCCGGATTCGATCTTGCCGCTGGCATCGGCGGCTTCAAAACGATAGCGATTCATCAGGCGTCCCGTGTCACACGAAGGATTTCTTCAGGGGCCGTGGCACCGCTGCGAATCCAGCGCTCGCCGTCCTCGCGCAGGCTGAACATCCCGGCCTTGCTCGCCGCAGCACGCAACGCCTGCTCCCCTGCCCCTTGGTGAATCAGCGTGCGAATGTCGTCATCGATGCAGAACAATTCGTGAATACCGGTGCGGCCGCTGTAACCGGTGTGATTGCACGCCGCACACCCCACCGGGCGCCAGGTGCCGAGCGTCGCCGGGTCTTCCTGTTTGCACTGATTGCACAGCCGTCGCACCAGCCGCTGGGCCAACACCCCGAGCATCGACGAGGCCAGCAGAAACGGCTCGACGCCCATGTCGACCAAGCGGTTGACCGCCGACACCGCGTCGTTGGTGTGCAGGGTTGCGAGTACCAGGTGGCCGGTCAGCGAAGCCTGCACCGCAATCTGCGCGGTTTCCAAATCGCGGATCTCGCCGATCATGATGATGTCCGGGTCCTGCCGCAGAATCGCCCGCAAGGCCAGGGCAAACGTCATGTCGATCTTGGCGTTGACCTGAATCTGGCTGATGCCCGGCAAGTCGTATTCCACCGGGTCTTCCACGGTAAGGATGTTGCTGGTGCTCGCATCGAGTCGCGCCAGCGCCGCATACAAACTCGTCGTCTTGCCGCTACCGGTCGGGCCGGTGACCAGCACGATGCCGTGGGGCTGGCGGATCAGGTGATCGAGCTTGGCCAGCACCTGCGCGTCCATGCCCAGGGTTTCCAGATGCAGGCGTCCGGCCTGCTTGTCGAGCAAACGCATCACCACCCGCTCGCCATGACCGGTGGGCACGGTAGAAACGCGAATGTCGATGGGCCGCCCGGCCACGCGTAACGCAATGCGGCCATCCTGCGGCAAGCGTTTTTCGGCGATATCGAGCTGGGCCATGATCTTGATCCGCGACACCAGCGCACCGTGCAACGCCTTGCGTGGCGAGACCACGTCGCGCAGGGTGCCGTCGACCCGGTAGCGCACCACCGAATGGGTTTCGAACGGTTCAATGTGAATATCGCTGGCCTCGTCCCGTGCTGCCTGGGTGAGCAAGGCGTTGATCATGCGGATCACCGGCGCGCCGTCCTGGGTGTCGAGCAGGTCGGTGATTTCCGGCATGTCCTGCATCAGGCGGTCGAGGTCGACTTCGTTTTCCGCCGCCCCGACCACCGCCGCCGCGCTGCCGGTATCGGCGTAGGCCGTGGCGAGCAAGCCGTCGAGTTCGTCGTCGCGCACCCGCTCAAGTTTCGCCGCGCCGAACTGCCGCCGTACTTCGCTGATCGACCAGCCCGGCGTCGACGGGCACACCGTCAGCACGCCGTCGCGCAGCAGAATCCGCTGCGCCTTGGCCCAGGCGTAGGGCAAGCTGCTCATAACCGCGGGCCTGCTTCAATCGGCACAGCCTTGATCACCGCTCGCGGACCGGAAGTCGGAACGGCTGCCGGCACGCCCTGCGCAGCGGTTGGCAATTGCGGCGCCTGCATGTCCGGCATCGCCCAGCTGCGTTCCGGTTGCAGACCGCCCTGAGCGCGGCGCATGAAGTCGTAGCGGTTGAGGGTGATGCTGCGCCCCGCCGCACTGTCGCGAATGATGTACGGGCGCAGGAACACCATCAGATTGGTCTTGGTGATCGAGCGGCGTTCGTTGCGAAACAGCGCGCCCAACCCCGGAATGCTCGACAGCCATGGCACCGCGTCGTTGCTCTGGCTGTAGCCGTCCTGCAGCAGACCGCCGAGCACCATGATCTGCCCGTCGTCGAGCAGGATGCTGGTGTCGATGGCACGTTTGCTGGTGACGATCCCGGCCGAAGTCGAAGCCGCCGAGGCGCGTTCGTCGATGCTGCTGACTTCCTGATAGATGTCGAGCTTCACCGTACCGCCCTCGGAAATTTGCGGCCGCACGTTGAGCTTCAAACCGACCTCTTCACGGGTCACGGTCTGGAACGGGTTGTTGCTTGTGCCACCGCCGCCGGTGACGTAGCTGCCGCTGACAAACGGAATGGTCTGGCCGACAAAAATGCTCGCGGCTTCGTTGTCCAGGGTCAGCAAGTTTGGCGTCGACAGCACGTTGGTGCCGCCCTTGCTCTTCAGCGCCCGGGCCAGCACTTTCAGGTCGAGGATCTTGCCGATGCCGGGAATGTCGACGGTGCCGTTGACGTAACCGAGGTTCAAACCTTTGGGCAACACGTCGACACTGGTCTTGCCGTTGACGTTGATCCCCGAGCCGCCAAGGTTGGCGCCGCCGATCACGCCATTACCGGCCAGATTGCCGGTCTGCCATTGCACGCCGAACTCGCTGGCATCGTCCTCGCCGACTTCGACGATCAGGCTTTCAATCACCACTTGCGCGCGGCGCTGGTCGAGCAGATCGATCACTTCGCGCAGGTTGCGGTACAGCGGTTCCGGCGCGGAAATCAGCAAGGTGTTGGTGGTCGCGTCGGCCTGAATGGTCACGCCGCCGGCGCTGAAGGCCACGTTCTGCTCGCTGCTTTGCGTGTTGCTGCTGCCACTGCTATTGCTGCTGCCCTGGGCGTAGCTGCCGCCGGTGCTGCCGCTGTTAGTGGTCGAGGTGCTGCCGTTGGTTTGAGTGCCGCTCTGGCCGTTCTGCCCACCGTTCGAATTAGTGGAACTGCCCATGGCGCTGAGCACCGAACGCGCACTGTCGCTGGTGCCGCTGTCGCTCTCGCCGGTCAACAAACCGCGCAGCGCTTGCGCCAGTTTGCCGGCCTGAGCGTTGCGCAGATACACCACGTGCAGATTGCTCGGGTTGCTCTGGGCGTTGTCGAGTTTGTAGATCAGGTTGCGCGCCAGCTCCGTGCGCTCGGGGCTGCCGGCGCGGATGATGATGGTGTTGGAGCGCGGGTCGCCGATCACCGCGATTTTCTGCGTCGGGTCATTGCCCGGTGCGTCGAGCAGGTCAGCAACCATCGGCGCGATGTCGGCGGCGATGCCGTTCTGGATCTGCACCACGTCGGTGTCGATGGCGCTCGGGGTGTCGATGCCTTGAATCAGTTGCGCGACCCGGGTGAGGTTCTCGGCGTAGTCGGTGACGACGATGGTGTTGTTGCCCGGGTAGGCGTTGATCGGGTTGTTCGGCGACACGATCGGGCGCAGCACCGGGATCAGGTTCACCGCGTTCTCGTATTGCAGGCGGAACGTGCGGGTGAGCATGCCGTTGCCGGCCGGTTTGTCGGCGCTGTAGATCGGCCCGCCGAGCAATTTGGCATCGGCCTCCGGCACCACCTGCGCCACGCCGCCCACATCCACCACGCTGAAACCCTGCATGCGCAGCGCCGCCAGCAACATGTCGTAGGCCTGATGCGCCGGCACCTGGCCTTCGGAGACCAGCGTCAGGTTGCCCTTGACCCGAGGATCCACCAGAAACTGCTGGCCGGTGGAGCGCGACAACGCCCGCACCACCGCCTGAATATCCGCGTCGACAAAATTCAGCGTCACCGGCTGATCGCCCAACGGATTGGCCGGCAACGTCGTGCCCCGGGCCGAACCGCCGCTGCGCGCGCGTTCGGTGATGTTGTGCAACTGCTTCGGCGCCGGTCTTGCCTGAGCCTGCGCCCGCTGGCGGTCGAGCACCGCGTCGCCACTGCGCTGGGTGTTGGCCAGCGGCCGGCCGAGTTCGCTGTCCACCAGCAGCGGCGGTTGATTCGGTGGTGTGGTGTTGCTGCACGCGCTCAATGCCATCAACAGCATCGGCAACGCCATGCGTTTGGATCCTGACCCCTTCATGAAGCTTCCTTAGCGCCCAGCGCCTGATCCATGCGTACGGTGCCCGACAGAGTGCCGGCCGTGTCATCGGTCGCGGCGTCGTCTGCACGTTGCAGACGGGCCTCGACCACTTGCAGTGAAAAATTCCGGGGTTGGCTCAGCAGCCAGTCGAGCACGGCGTCGGCCGGTGCCGCGTCGAAGGTCAACTGCCAGCCGGCGGACGCGGCTGCCAATTGGTAGTGGCCGCCCAGTCCGCTGGCCTGCAAGGTCTGCTGCAGCGACCGCTCCAGGTTCTGCCCGTCGGGGCGCACGCTGACATCGCGCAACAGCACTTCCAGCGCTTCGGCCTGGGCGCGCAATTTCGGGGTTTCGACTTGCGAGGCGGCGATCTTCTTCAGCGGCGGCTGAATCAACGCCACCCACACAAATAGCCCCAGCAACAGCGCCGCCATGCCGACGACCATGCGTTTTTCCCGCACGGCCAACGGCTGCCACCGGGCCTGCAACTGAGCATTGAAGCGCTGCCAACCGGCGCGGTATTTCGCAAACGATGGGCTATTCATCTTCGGCTCCGCTGCTGTCGTCGTTGTCGGTGGCGGCGGTCGCCTCGCCGGCCGGGCGCAAGACCCAGCCGTCATCATTCGGGCTGATACTGATGCCGGCCTGGGCCAGCGTGCCTTGCCAATCCTTGTCATTGCCCGAACGCCGGGCCTCGGGCAGCAGACTCAACTGCAACGCGCCGTCGACAAACTCCAACCGCTGCACCGTGCCCGCCATGGACGGCATGCCACTGCCGGCCTGCAACACCAGCCGCGTGAAATCCTGACCCGGCGCATCCACCGCGCCTTGCTGACGCGCCGCGATTTGCTGACGGGCCTGTTGCAGCGGATTGAGGATCACCGGCAACTCGGGGAACGCCTGCTTCACCCGCTGCGCCATCTGCGCCTTGAGCTGCTGGCCCTGCCCGGCCTCGCGGGCGGCGTACAGATTCAAACCGATCACCCACACCGCCAATGCCAGCGCGCAACAACCGAGCGCCCTGCCCCAACCGCGAAGCTCGGTGCCCGGTCGCTGGAGGCCGCCGTGCAGTCCCCAATTTGGCAACGGGCCGGCGTTTCGCTGTGTGTCGGCCAATATCGATTGCACCGCTTCCGGCGCGCCGTCACCGATCCAGTGCGCCGGCAGACCGGTTTCCAGCAGCCACGCTTCATCGATCATCGGCTGCACCTGCGCCGCGTTCGGGCCGTGGCGCAACAACAGATGCTCGTCGTGCAGACAGCCGACGCCGCCGGCCATCACCGGCAAGCTGTAGGCCGCCGGGTACAGGCCTTTGAGGTTCAAGCCGAATTGCCCGAGGTGCTGCAAATCCTTGCGTGCTACCCAGGCAATCTGCACCTGGCCGCTTTCATTGCGAGCACTGTGAGCGATGTGCATCTCAGCGCTGTCGCCCAGCATCAACGCCTGCGCCGCACATTGCACCGCCGCAGCGGTTTTGCTCGCGGGCAGCGGCGGCAGATCGATGCTCGCCAACAGGCTGTCCGACGGGTGCAGAAAACACACCAGCGGTTGCTTCGGCAGCGCGCCGAGCCGCAAACGTTCCTGACGAACGACCTGCCCCTGACGATCCAGCCACGCACACTCCACTTCACTGTCGAGACTCAGCTCCGCCAGCGGCGGCAAATTCACGCGCAACTGGCTCATACGCCCACCCGCGACCAGATCACTTGCGGCAAACGATCCTGACTGCGATGCAGCAACGCATCGAGGCTGACCCGCCGCTGATCACGCCGCGCCTGCCCGCGCAGCCGGAACCAGTCGCTGGTGATGCCGACCTTGACGCTGGTGATCTCCAGTTGCGGCAGTCGCAGGCGATTGACGAAATCCCCCCGATTGATGAACCAGCGCCCGGCGTCGCGCTCATTGATCAACGCCTGCGCCCGCTCCAGCGACAACCCCGGCACATAAGCCGCCAGCACCGGCGCCGTGGCCGTGTTGCCATTGAGCCAAGTGGTCGCCGGAATCACCGTCAAATAAGGCGCCAGTTTCGCCAACAGCGCATCGTTGACCCCGTCGACACTGCGCAAATCGTCAAGCGTGCGCAGCATCGGCAAGGTCGGCGATTGCGGTTTGCGCGACGCGGACGGCGACGTGGCGCGCCCGCTGTCGAAGGTGTTTTTCGCCACAGGCTTGTCCACCAATTGGGCATTCAACAGGTGCGGATACGAGCCGATCACCCGCTGACTGATGCGCCGGCTCAAGCCGCTGCTGACACCAATCAACTCGCACAAGCGCTCGAACGCCTGCACCTGCGCGTCATCGATTCGCTCGTTGGCCACCAGATTGCGCAGGTTGAACTTGCCCTGCTCGTCCTCCAGCCGCCCCTCGAAACCCTGGGTGTTCAACCGCTGTGCCCACGGCTGGTCGAGTCGGGTCAGCGGATCGCGCTGCCGGGCATCCCACAACAATTGCCGGCTGATCTCCAACCCGCCGTGCAACACCCAACGGCCCTGCACGCGCAGTTGTTCGGCTTCCAGCGCCCGGGTCGAAACGCTCTGGCGAGTCAGCATGCCGGCGGCGATCACCGCGACCACCGCCGCAATCAGCAGCGCACTGATGATCGCCATACCCTGCTGGTTCGATTGGCTGTTCATGACCGGCCTTACAACTGCCAGGAACCGATGTCGGCATTCACGCCATCGCCGTCAGGCTGGCCGTCGGCGCCGAGGGAAAAGATGTCGATCTCGCCGTTGGCACCGGGATTGAGGTACTGATAAGGACGACCCCACGGGTCATTCGGCAGGCGCTCCAGGTACGAGCGCCAGTTGGTGTTCTTCGCATCGGCCGGCCGTTCCACCAGCACTTTCAAGCCCTGGCTCTGGCTCGGGTAAGTGCCGTGATCGAGGCGATACAGCTTCAGCGCCTGCATCAACCCGCCAATGTCCTGCTTCGCCGCCGTGGCCCGCGCCTGATCCGGCCGGTCGAGCACCTTGGGCACCACCATCGCCGCCAGAATCCCGAGAATCACCACCACCACCATGATCTCGATCAGCGTAAAACCCTGCTGCCCACGGGGCATCCGGCTCGGTCGACTGGGCTGTTTGAATTGCGCGATATCCATCTCGTCATTCCCTGGCTTGATTCGATTCGACGCGCAGTGTTGCAAGAAGATATGTCAGGGATGTTGAAAATCCTCGGGTGTTTTCGTCGTCAAGCCGTCAAGCACGGGCGTTAGCGTCAAGGGCTGCCCGACTGCCCGAGCCCCCGATGCGCACCCCCTCCCCGCAAGCCGGATTCACCCTGATAGAAGTGCTCGTCGCGCTGGCGATCATCGCCGTCGCCATGTCCGCCGCTGTTCGTGTGGCGGGGTTGATGACGCAGAGCAGCGGGGTTTTGCGGGATCGCTCGATTGCGATGATTGCGGCGCAGAGTCGGATGGCTGAACTTCGGCTGGAAGGGAGATTGCCGATGGGGGTCAAGGCGATGGAGTGTGATCAAGGGCGGTTGTTGTTGCGGTGTGAGCAGGTGATTGGGGGGGCGGAGAATGGGCGGTTGTTGAAGGTTGGTGTGCAGGTTTTTGATCGCAGCCAGGAGCGGCCTCCGCTGGCTAAGATTGAAACGTTGCTTAGCCGCCCCGAGAATCCCTAGCCCGAGCCCGCCTTAAATGTCGGCCCCCTCGATGGCAAATGAATCAGCGTGGGACATTTCCGACACCCACCTAAAGATCTAAACCAACCTGCACATACCGCGTTGAATCCATAATCAACTCAGTCTCTCAGGTCGATGTAAAGCGCAAGACACCTCGGTCGGCCCCCTCTCCCTCCGGGAGAGGGCTGGGGTGAGGGCCGCTCTTCAACCCACCCGTTTACCCCCTCCCAAAACCCCGTTTAAAAGACACCAACCGTAACGTCGTCAAGGCTACACAACCTTGCGTCATTACCTACGACTACGCCAGAATCCGCCGGCTTGTGCGTCTAGTACGCGGGTCTTATCGTTCCATGGTCACTGAAAACCAGTGATCGGGTTTGGTAGCCCGCAGCGCTGACGCATTGCGTCACCTCATGCAGTTGCATTCTTGCGACTGGATTTATGGTGGCCATGCTCAGGGCTTCTTCGGAAGCGCCGGTTCCAGTGCTCCGGTCTACCAACCTGCGTATGGTCGCCACCCCCTCGTTTGGTAGCGAGAGTGGTTGACTCCAATTTAATCAGTACTGGAGTTACATCAATGATCAAGCCAACACCCAATCCACCAGAAACCGATCCGGTTTCCCCCTACCAATTCCCCGACTCCCGAACCCTCAACGAAGCCGCCGAACGCGCCCTCGACCACTACCTCACCCCACAACAACGCATCATGGGCAGCCACACCAAACACGACCCCATGTTCCTGGCCAACCCCGCCTACAACAGCGAATCCCTCCTGGCCAACGCCAGCGAATCCCTCGGCTCCGCCAGCGAAATGCTCAGCAACTTCGCCGCTATCCTGGAGCCTGCGCACCGCAAGACTGCGCTGGGTATTGCGCAGGTGGTTATGGTTGCGGGGTTGGCGGTGAATCAGGCGTTGGATCATGTTGAGGTGAAGACGTAAGCGGCTGAGCGCTGTAGCTCAACAGCCGGAAAGAAAATGGCCGAGGTTGTCAGGTGTAGCTGACGACCTCGGCCACTTTTTTTCCGGCACGTTTCAACGACATTTTGAGACATCACCCATTTCTGCCATTCACGATCGGCCACTTTTGGCCATTAGCGTCCGTTGCCTCTGCACCGAGCGTCTAGTAAAAGGACTTATCCAATTCCCGACACTGAAGCGAATTTATGATTAATGGCCATGGTCAACGTGTTTGTAATCGATGCGGCGAGCTCATTACGGCTTACTGCCCATCGGTTGAAACGCTAGCGATCATTGGGGTCTTCCACAAGAAGGGTGACCAAGCAGTAGCAGATGAGATAGTCCGTCGAGAAAATATTGATCCGGATATCGTTTGGGAATACTTCCGCCATCGAATGTCACCTCTGTGCGAGCAAAAGCTTGCCCACTGCCCGCACTGCGGTGGGCAGTTGAGGACTTGGCGTGCGCGCCAATGCATGCATTGTTTTAGAGACTGGCACTGACACAAAGCGGTTATCGAGTAACCGGATGCGCCTTCATAGCCAGATAGCGGCGACGCGGGTTAAGCAACAAAAAGGGGACCGATTGAAATGAATCAGTCCCCTTTTTCACGATTTGACTTGCTCGCGAAGGCGCCAGAATTGACACCCGTTTACTCAGCAGATCATCCCGAGGTCTGCCTCACCCTGGCATTTGCAAATTATCCAACGCCCGATTCACCGCCAACTCCCCGAGCATGATCAACTGCGCAATGCCCACCAACGCCCGACGCTGCGAAGCCGGCACCAGACTGGCGATGTTCTGGGCAATGGTTTGGGCCGAAGCGAGTGTTTCACTGGCATCAATCAGCAGTTCTTCGTTTTTGTTGTCCGCAGTCACGGCATACATCCCGCGGGTTCTGCGTGGGGGCGGCGTGGAGCCGGGTGGACAGAGGTAATGGTCGAGCGCTCGGTCGGCGGCTTCGTGGAGTTTTCTGGAATCGATGGATTCGTAGGGGGAAACCGATTCGGTTTCGGGCGGACTGGGTGTTGGTTTGATCATGGTGAAGCTCCATTTTTATACCTGGTGGAACCACCAACACCTGTCGCTAAACAAGTAAGGGTGGCAGCTGTACGCGGGTTAGCGAACCGAGAGGTATAAGACCCGGCAGACCCGAAGGTCTCCCACGCACAGCCACCATATCGTCATCGCAAATGTCTGCGACAAACGGGAGCGTCGTTGAACTTATACCTGGTCGGGTCGCTAAACCCGGTCGCTGGGTTGCCAGCGACACGTAGACGATAAAGACCAGGTACAAAGCGCACAAGCCGGCGGATTCTGGCGTAGCTGTAGGCAACGGCGCAAGGGTGTGTAGCCTGAGAGAGTGTCTGGAGATGTCTTTTTAAACGCCGGCGTTTATCGAGGATTCACTCCGTCACTTGTCCTTCAACAGATCCGTCCCGTTATCTCAACAGATGGAGGAAAATGGCCCAAATTGCCAGTCATAACTGACAACCTAGGCTAGATGCACAGATCTATTTTTGCCGACACATCTCGACGTCATCCTGAGTCTTCAAGTCGGTGTCGATTCCTAACCGGTATCTGCAGTAATCAATGATCCATCCTCGCTCCTCGGCTGTCAGGCGCTCTACCTTCCTGATCTCTCCATCGTTGGCGTGGATGTTGTAGAACTTCATCAGAAACGTCGGGTGCTTCTTGATGAAGACAATGGTCTCGATATCCCCGTCCTCAAGTGCTTCGTAGTAGCCGACATAGAGCACGGTTACTACAGCGAGGATTGCTGCGATTAAAAGCTTTTTCATTGCTGTGGCGCCGGCGGTGGAAGCAGTTGGGTTTTAGCTCTGATATTTCTGACCAGCTCCATTCCAATATTTCCGGGGCAAATTTTCCCTTCAGAGCCTTGCCCTGGATATTCCCGGTGGCCACCAAAATTCTTGATAAAAAACACGCTTTTCAATGCGTCGATCAGGTGCATCAGCGAAACGATTTGCTCTTTGGGAATAACGTTTGTGGTGCTGTAACCGATGCTATCCAGAGCCATCCGACCTTTGGCGACCCAATCGCCGCCCTCCTCCGGTGTCGTCAGGTTTTCCAGCAGAACGATGCCAATAAGCCCTGTGTTGTATTTCAGAACACTTGAACCCTGAAGCCGAATGTCACGACCTTCAAAAACCTGCCCAGTGCAATCAATGCCGTAGTGGTAGCCAATATCGTCGTACTTCTGGCTCAGGTGTCCTTTCTGGATTTCTTGCATCTGCTCCGCACCGGGAGTGCAACTATGGCTGCGGCCCGCGTGGTGCAAAGCGATCATGGTGTAGTCCCAATCCTTGACCATGTCCTTCTTGCCATCCAACGCTTTCCAGGACGAGCGCTCGACAAACGTGACCTTCAAATCCCGAACCCGTTTGATGATCGCCTCGCGAGTAGCCGCTCGATCATTCACAGCCACCGGTATAGGGCACATGAACTCGCCTGGCTTAATCTCCTGAGCAGTTGCCTGTGTCGCAAAACTGGCGGCCATTACTGTTTCTCCGAAAATTCATGAAGCGTTCGAGCTGGGGCATTGAACGTGATGTGAAGTGAGATTTGGGCATTGGGCGTCGGCGTTTTGATGTGTGCGATGCCATCAGCATCGGTGACGCCTTTGGTCTCGACGCCATTGACCGTCGCAACGTAGTCACGAAACGCCAACGGCTTACCCGTCTCACTGTCGGTAACACTGAACGACTGCCCGAATCGTTTCTGAATGGCGAGAGGTAAAGGAGGAGTGAAAGGTGCCGGGGTATGCGAATCCCCGATGATGACAGTCCCCGAACCACCAATCACAACGTCGCCGTGTGAACCTGTGGTATCGATCAGCGCAGCGTTTTTGCCATTGATGAACACCGTAGCGGAAACACCCAAAACCAGAGCACTTCCACAGGTACAGGTATCCCCTTTACGGGCGGCAGCGAGGCCGTCGAAGAACACGTCGGAGGATCCTGAGGCAATGGCCTTCGGGCCATGCCCGGGCATCGGGCAGGAGGTTGGATCACTGATTCGTGCGGCAGGCTTTGCCATGTGCTTGACTCCCTGTCAGCGGATTGAACGAGTGCGGACTCTATCAGAAACACTCCGGTGAAAAAAAAATCCCTCTTTCTTGCGTCACCTTTTCTTGTTCTTTTTCTTCCTCTTACCCTCCTCTTGACAGGTTATTCAATATGAACC
This genomic window from Pseudomonas kribbensis contains:
- the gspF gene encoding type II secretion system inner membrane protein GspF, whose translation is MNRYRFEAADASGKIESGHLEADSQGAAFGVLRGRGLTALSVEKESNVSQHGGGGLFSARLSDNDLAWATRQLSSLLGASLPLEAALSATVEQAEKKHIAHTLSAVRADVRSGMRLAEALAARPRDFPEIYRALIAAGEESGDLAQVMERLADYIEERNNLRGKILTAFIYPGVVGLVSIGIVIFLLSYVVPQVVSAFSQARQDLPGLTLAMLNASDFIRAWGWLCAGVMAGAFWSWRLYLRNPAARLSWHHRVLKLPLIGRFVLGLNTARFASTLAILGGAGVPLLRALEAARQTLSNDRLSLSVNEATAKVREGVNLAAALKVENVFPPVLIHLIASGEKTGALPPMLERAAQTLSRDIERRAMGMTALLEPLMIVVMGGVVLVIVMAVLLPIIEINQLVQ
- the gspE gene encoding type II secretion system ATPase GspE produces the protein MSSLPYAWAKAQRILLRDGVLTVCPSTPGWSISEVRRQFGAAKLERVRDDELDGLLATAYADTGSAAAVVGAAENEVDLDRLMQDMPEITDLLDTQDGAPVIRMINALLTQAARDEASDIHIEPFETHSVVRYRVDGTLRDVVSPRKALHGALVSRIKIMAQLDIAEKRLPQDGRIALRVAGRPIDIRVSTVPTGHGERVVMRLLDKQAGRLHLETLGMDAQVLAKLDHLIRQPHGIVLVTGPTGSGKTTSLYAALARLDASTSNILTVEDPVEYDLPGISQIQVNAKIDMTFALALRAILRQDPDIIMIGEIRDLETAQIAVQASLTGHLVLATLHTNDAVSAVNRLVDMGVEPFLLASSMLGVLAQRLVRRLCNQCKQEDPATLGTWRPVGCAACNHTGYSGRTGIHELFCIDDDIRTLIHQGAGEQALRAAASKAGMFSLREDGERWIRSGATAPEEILRVTRDA
- the gspD gene encoding type II secretion system secretin GspD translates to MKGSGSKRMALPMLLMALSACSNTTPPNQPPLLVDSELGRPLANTQRSGDAVLDRQRAQAQARPAPKQLHNITERARSGGSARGTTLPANPLGDQPVTLNFVDADIQAVVRALSRSTGQQFLVDPRVKGNLTLVSEGQVPAHQAYDMLLAALRMQGFSVVDVGGVAQVVPEADAKLLGGPIYSADKPAGNGMLTRTFRLQYENAVNLIPVLRPIVSPNNPINAYPGNNTIVVTDYAENLTRVAQLIQGIDTPSAIDTDVVQIQNGIAADIAPMVADLLDAPGNDPTQKIAVIGDPRSNTIIIRAGSPERTELARNLIYKLDNAQSNPSNLHVVYLRNAQAGKLAQALRGLLTGESDSGTSDSARSVLSAMGSSTNSNGGQNGQSGTQTNGSTSTTNSGSTGGSYAQGSSNSSGSSNTQSSEQNVAFSAGGVTIQADATTNTLLISAPEPLYRNLREVIDLLDQRRAQVVIESLIVEVGEDDASEFGVQWQTGNLAGNGVIGGANLGGSGINVNGKTSVDVLPKGLNLGYVNGTVDIPGIGKILDLKVLARALKSKGGTNVLSTPNLLTLDNEAASIFVGQTIPFVSGSYVTGGGGTSNNPFQTVTREEVGLKLNVRPQISEGGTVKLDIYQEVSSIDERASAASTSAGIVTSKRAIDTSILLDDGQIMVLGGLLQDGYSQSNDAVPWLSSIPGLGALFRNERRSITKTNLMVFLRPYIIRDSAAGRSITLNRYDFMRRAQGGLQPERSWAMPDMQAPQLPTAAQGVPAAVPTSGPRAVIKAVPIEAGPRL
- the gspM gene encoding type II secretion system protein GspM, whose product is MNSPSFAKYRAGWQRFNAQLQARWQPLAVREKRMVVGMAALLLGLFVWVALIQPPLKKIAASQVETPKLRAQAEALEVLLRDVSVRPDGQNLERSLQQTLQASGLGGHYQLAAASAGWQLTFDAAPADAVLDWLLSQPRNFSLQVVEARLQRADDAATDDTAGTLSGTVRMDQALGAKEAS
- the gspL gene encoding type II secretion system protein GspL is translated as MSQLRVNLPPLAELSLDSEVECAWLDRQGQVVRQERLRLGALPKQPLVCFLHPSDSLLASIDLPPLPASKTAAAVQCAAQALMLGDSAEMHIAHSARNESGQVQIAWVARKDLQHLGQFGLNLKGLYPAAYSLPVMAGGVGCLHDEHLLLRHGPNAAQVQPMIDEAWLLETGLPAHWIGDGAPEAVQSILADTQRNAGPLPNWGLHGGLQRPGTELRGWGRALGCCALALAVWVIGLNLYAAREAGQGQQLKAQMAQRVKQAFPELPVILNPLQQARQQIAARQQGAVDAPGQDFTRLVLQAGSGMPSMAGTVQRLEFVDGALQLSLLPEARRSGNDKDWQGTLAQAGISISPNDDGWVLRPAGEATAATDNDDSSGAEDE
- the gspK gene encoding type II secretion system minor pseudopilin GspK, which encodes MNSQSNQQGMAIISALLIAAVVAVIAAGMLTRQSVSTRALEAEQLRVQGRWVLHGGLEISRQLLWDARQRDPLTRLDQPWAQRLNTQGFEGRLEDEQGKFNLRNLVANERIDDAQVQAFERLCELIGVSSGLSRRISQRVIGSYPHLLNAQLVDKPVAKNTFDSGRATSPSASRKPQSPTLPMLRTLDDLRSVDGVNDALLAKLAPYLTVIPATTWLNGNTATAPVLAAYVPGLSLERAQALINERDAGRWFINRGDFVNRLRLPQLEITSVKVGITSDWFRLRGQARRDQRRVSLDALLHRSQDRLPQVIWSRVGV
- the gspG gene encoding type II secretion system major pseudopilin GspG gives rise to the protein MDIAQFKQPSRPSRMPRGQQGFTLIEIMVVVVILGILAAMVVPKVLDRPDQARATAAKQDIGGLMQALKLYRLDHGTYPSQSQGLKVLVERPADAKNTNWRSYLERLPNDPWGRPYQYLNPGANGEIDIFSLGADGQPDGDGVNADIGSWQL